A genomic region of Eucalyptus grandis isolate ANBG69807.140 chromosome 5, ASM1654582v1, whole genome shotgun sequence contains the following coding sequences:
- the LOC104446197 gene encoding methanol O-anthraniloyltransferase, translating into MASLPPSSPALLSVNRHKPELISPSQATPRELKPLSDLDDQEGLRFQIPFLFFYPNSPPIRGREDPARVVKEALRKALVYYYPLAGRIREGPNRKLVVDCTGEGILFVKADADFSLEELGDSMRPPCGFVDEVLCDVARSGGIIGCPLLLVQVTRLKCGGFILGIRLNHAISDSLGLRQFLKAAAELARGAHVPSWLPVWEREILCARDPPRATCRHPEFEDVVDDARRAAVTLDPKNMVHRSFFFGPREVASIKKGLPHHLVSRSSTYELLTACLWKCRTIALEIEPDDAVRLSSVINARGKQGLGVPRGYYGNTSVYATVLLKAGHLCNSPLGYAVDLVKKSKEMVSEEYVRSSIDVLVLKGRPKYTTVWNYVVADATKVGFEEADFGWGKPAYGGVAGAFPLISFNVKYRTRKGEEGIVVPIMLPERAMRRFQEELAKMTDEGREDDDCYGVDSTTNRSNL; encoded by the exons ATGGCTTCACTGCCACCTTCTTCTCCGGCACTACTATCCGTGAACCGCCACAAGCCAGAGCTGATCTCCCCGTCGCAGGCGACGCCACGCGAACTCAAGCCCCTCTCAGACCTGGACGACCAGGAGGGGCTTCGCTTTCAGAttcccttccttttcttctatCCCAACAGCCCCCCAATAAGAGGCCGAGAAGACCCGGCGAGAGTCGTCAAGGAAGCGCTCAGGAAGGCGCTCGTGTACTACTACCCATTGGCCGGGCGTATCCGGGAAGGGCCGAACCGCAAGCTCGTAGTGGACTGCACCGGCGAGGGGATCCTGTTTGTCAAGGCCGATGCCGACTTCAGCCTCGAGGAGCTCGGCGACTCCATGAGGCCACCGTGCGGCTTTGTGGACGAGGTGTTGTGCGATGTGGCCAGGTCTGGCGGCATCATTGGGTGCCCTCTGTTGTTGGTTCAG GTGACCCGTTTGAAATGCGGGGGCTTCATCCTCGGAATCCGGCTCAATCACGCCATTAGCGATTCCCTCGGCCTCAGACAATTCCTGAAGGCGGCCGCAGAACTCGCAAGAGGCGCACACGTGCCGTCTTGGCTACCTGTTTGGGAAAGAGAAATCCTCTGCGCCCGAGACCCGCCACGAGCGACGTGCAGGCACCCTGAGTTCGAGGATGTGGTCGACGACGCCAGAAGAGCTGCCGTGACGTTGGACCCCAAGAACATGGTACACAGATCCTTCTTTTTCGGCCCACGCGAAGTGGCGTCAATCAAGAAAGGCCTCCCTCACCACCTGGTCTCGAGATCCTCCACCTACGAGTTACTTACGGCATGCCTGTGGAAGTGCCGCACAATTGCCCTCGAGATCGAGCCGGACGATGCCGTCCGCCTATCATCCGTGATTAATGCGCGAGGCAAGCAAGGCCTCGGCGTGCCTCGTGGTTATTACGGGAACACGTCGGTGTATGCAACGGTGCTTTTGAAGGCGGGTCATCTGTGCAACAGTCCGCTGGGATACGCGGTTGACTTAGTGAAGAAATCGAAAGAAATGGTGAGTGAAGAATATGTGAGGTCCTCCATTGACGTCTTAGTCCTTAAGGGACGGCCGAAGTACACGACCGTTTGGAACTACGTGGTGGCCGACGCAACCAAGGTCGGGTTCGAAGAGGCCGACTTCGGTTGGGGGAAGCCAGCATATGGTGGGGTTGCAGGCGCATTTCCATTGATAAGCTTTAACGTGAAGTACAGAACGAGGAAGGGGGAGGAAGGGATTGTGGTGCCGATAATGTTGCCGGAGAGAGCAATGCGAAGGTTTCAAGAAGAGCTTGCAAAGATGACTGATGAAGGGAGGGAGGATGATGATTGTTATGGCGTGGATTCAACTACAAATAGATCCAATCTCTAG